The DNA region ctgatgtcacagacgatgttgaaacatttttgaatgatgccccagctgaaCCTTCTGATAAAAGTAGTGAGAGTGAGTCCACccaagctgaacctgaagctgatcaagtaaacaagggaccctctataagaattcagaaggatcatcctacagatctcattataggagatctAAATAAAGGAGTCGCCACTAGATCAAGGGGAGTGATATCACATGCctattttgtgtcaaagattgagcctaagaatgttaaagaagctttaattgatgaattctggatcaatgcaatgcaggaagagttagggaaattcaagagaaatgaagtatgggatttggttccaagacctgaaggaataaataTTATTGGAACAAAGCGGGTAcacaagaataaatctgatgaaaaaggtcTAGTTACGAGGAATAAAGCAAGgttagtagctcaaggatacactcaagttgaagtagttgactttgatgaaacatttgcacttgtagctcgcctggagtccaatagattattgctaggagtgacatgtattctgaagtttaaactgttccaaatggatgtgaaaattgccttcttaaatggctacttgaatgaggaagtatatgttgaacaaccaaagggattcacagatccaaatcttccaaagcatgtgtatacgttgaggaaagctctttatgggttgaaacaagctcctagagcttggtatgagagactcacagtgtttctcattgacaatggatacaaaaagggaggcattgataagactttatttgtcaaagatgaaggaggaaagctcatgattcctcagatctatgtggatgatattgtgtttggtgggatgtcaagtaagatggttcaacattttgttgaacaaatgcagtatgaatttgagatgagtcttgtTGGAGAACTAACTTATTTTCTTGCCCTGCAAGTCAAGCaaatggaagattctatctttctatctcaaagtaaatatgccaagaatatagttaagaagtttggcatgaagaatgcaagccacaagaggacacctgctcctactcatctgaagttgtctaaagatgaaaatggtgtcagtgtggatcaaagtctctacagaagcatgatagagagtctgctatatcttacagcaagcagacctgacattacTTTTGTTGTAagtgtatgtgctagatatcaagctgagCCAAAGATGAGCcatataaaccaagtgaaaaggatcctgaaatatgtcaatggaacttgtgactatgggatgctatacactcatggatccGATTCTGTGTTGTCTGGctattgtgatgttgattgggctAGAAGTGTTGATGATAGAAAAAGCATATTAGGAGGATctttcttcttggggaacaatctaatatcatggtttagtaagaaataaaattgtgtttctctgtctaGTGCTGAAGCTGAATAGATAGCAactggaagtagttgttctcaactggtgtggatgaaacaaatgttgactaaatacaatgtcacacaagatgtcatgacattgtactgtgacaacctgagtgctataaacatctcaaagaaccctattcagcacaacatgaccaaacatattgatatccgtcaccattttattagagaacttgtggaggataagattgtaaccttagagcatgttgctactgagatgcagttagctgatatttttacaaaggccttggatgcaaatcaatttgaattcctGAGAGGGAGATTAGGGATTTGCATTTATGaaaatttgtagcaattaatatggagtggaaaaagTACTCAAATTATAGTCTATTTTCCTAAAATAAAGTGCCCCTATTATGGTAAATCTTTACCTTGTattggaaataccatctattcCATCTTCACACGCCACCCCCTTAACCCCATTACCTACTCCAACACTTCCACTTTCCCTTTCCTTCTCCATAAACCTCTACTAGGGCAACCTTACTTTTTCCAGAAAAACtccaaaatgtcacaacatcaagaTACACCTGCTTCTAAAAATACTAAGTCTACTCCAAAATTTAGTGTTCCTCCCGTGGGCGTCCCTGATGATGAGATTTTTGATGTTGCTCCTTTCTCTGTTATTCCCGCCATGGACATTGATTCGAACCAACCCATCTCCATTGATGCCTCCGCTTCTGCATGTTACAATCAAGGTAATCCCTCTAGTATTCCATCTGGTTCAACTCCTGTCACTAAGTATAAGGAAGGAACACACTATACTGATCTTGTTATAAGAGACATAGTTACTACAAATCTTAATGAAGGCCAATCTGTGAAGGGGGTTTCTGCTCCCCTTGCTCAAATGTATCCCCCTCCCGAGGTTGAACAACCTAGTGGTAAGGGTGATGATTCCTCCAGTTCTGAAAAGGACTTGGTTGCTGAAGGGTTGCGCTCTCTAGGGAAAACCGCGTCTGACAAAGGGAAATTTGTGGCCTCTAACACTGCTAATGCTTCCCACTTTGAGAAGTATGATGATGCAAATGTTGTGATTGATCTAGAGGATTGTAGCTCTGATGATGAAGAGGAAAGCTTGATTCATCACATAAAGCCAAGTGTGGCTAAACACATGAAGACTCGCAAAGGAAAATCTGCTGTCATTGGTCCCTCCAAACCATGGAGCAAGGTTGAAATAAAGAGGACGAAGGACAAAGATTATTATGAGCCTGAAGAggatgttgaagaagatgtccctgacatctcgCCTGCGAAGAAAACTACTGTTAGGAAGTCTCCTTCCATCTTGAGGATGGAGCTGCTaagtggaaatttgtgattcaGAGAAGGGTAGTTGTGGAAAGGGAATTGGGAAAAGGTGATGCTGATgtcaaggaggtcatggacctgatacAAGTTGATGGGATTTTGAAGACTGTTGTTGGGTTCTCTCAATGCTATGAAGGTTTAGTCAAGGACTTTATTGTTAAAATTCCTGAGGATATTTCTGATAAGAACAGCAAGGAGTTCTGCAAGGTGTATGTGAGGGGTAAGTGTATAACATTCTCTCCTACTGTTATTAATAATTTTCTAGGCAGAAATAATGAGGGTGCAGGAGAATTAGAGGTTACAGACAATCAGGTCTGTAGGGAGATTACCGCTAAGCAGGTGAAAGTTTGGCCTTTTAAAAAGGATCTTCCTGCTGGGAAGTTGACTATCAAGTATGCTATCCTGCATAAAATAGGAGCTACTAACTGGGTCCCTACCAACCATATCTCCACCATTGCTAATACTCTTGGGAGGTTTATTTTTGTTGTTGGAACAAAAATGAAATTTGACTATGGTAGATATATGTTTGATCAAATCATCAAGCATGCAACTACTAATGCAGTTAAGCTGCCAATTGCTTTTCCCTCTATAATATGTGGAATTATCTTGAATCAACATCCTGGTATTTTGTTCTCAAATGATTTACCTAGTAGGAGAAAACCATCTTTGTCTATGCACTACAAACTCTTTGAAGGCAATCATGTCGaggatattgtcatgacatctgccatgAGGAGGCCAGTCTCAAAAGTTGGAGCAATTGTTGAGCTTAAGGAGACATGCAAAGAGATAGGTGAAGGGATTAGGGTAGCCACAACTAGAAAACAATCTTTGGAAGCCTTGATTGAAAGCTTGGAGCAGGCTGAGGGTGAAAATGCTGAACATGCTAATGTCATCCATGAAGAAGAAgctgaagcccacacctctagtgagaggcCTGCTAACAATGATGATGCGAGTGGTAATTCTGCTTCTGGTGCTGTTAAAGAGGTTGCAAACTCAAGCTCTACTGAGCGGCTCTGTTGGCTTTGGTCCCTCTTGTTTTGATGgttttcttgttttttttttgtggATTTCTTTGTGTTTTTTTTGTTTGTTTCTCATAATTCCTACAACTGTGTATGTACTTGGTGATGTAACTCTTTAACTTTTGGTATTTCTGTTAATGACTAgatagacatttattttgtctctttggtctcttttggctaaaaagggggagaagtagttCTAGATGTACTTGAGTATCTGATCGGAAAAATAGAAAGTGTACTATTTTGCattttatagtaataatggggaaattccccgaatgtctatctcaaggactgcacgttaatattgagttaaattatcattcaattaaccagaaagtattaatttggtttttgagtgtaataataaaagtaaaggtaaagaaatatgaaaataagggtttatagagaaaaaggaacaatgccagggaaggtgtatcatttatccctgtaacaactctgagttactattacatcaacaaatatcaattattaccagttctcaagggtattttctcccaagtccttggtgagaaaacctttaatcaatctaccccaattcctatgtccatagccaattagggtgaagttaagctgtataatataGAGAATGCTTTGGTTCATACAGGGTAcccctagtcctaggtgatatctactgtagagtaaccttatgaaaaccttatcaatggcggtccagcctaattgataaccataaatcaatctcaattggttcgaaagagaaagcaataaacacatcgaaaggttaccgtaaaaacaatattataaatgcaaatgtaaactcaaattcattacaattctaaattagggacacccccctagcattggggggtttagctactcatattgttcaaaacaaatgcaagataaaaattacacattacaagtaattggatgactttgatcttcaatcgctcccgctcatgaatatcttcagctctccaaatgccttgatctctgtgATACTTGATTGTTTCACAATACTGTGTTTTGCTATATTCCAAGATaatttttcctttggcagaagacctccctttatagtgaaaattcccaacagcagttggacaggtccaaagacgtctctaaaaagcccgacgaatgaaaagcccgagaaaactggaatttttgggcttgggctgacacggcccgtgtcagctgacacgggtggtcgtgtcagcctactgtttaAGGTGACACGCCTATGGCAAGGGTGTCACGGTTGAGGGCTCtgcctgacacgacccgtgtcagttgacacgggtggccatgtcaggctactgttttctttGCTTATCTTCCCttgccctgacacggcccgtgtcaggtgacacgggtgaCCATGTCAAGCCTtctgtaccggggttttctgctcctttgTGTGCCAGAATCTTACACTATCTTGTTCTGAGTTctctggttcttctacctggatctgtcggacaaaaacacaacTATCCCACCCAGAAAATCAAGATAATAAAaggtaaaacataacaaagataAAAACGCGTAAATAAAatgacggaagtaaaactaactcgaaatgtaCCATAAAGGCTTGCATATTGtgtcaaatgtctctgttttgcgtcggatcagtaatgaaaactcaatgtaaatggtgactgatcacaaccccaaacttagctcatttcttgtcccaagtaatgtttcatGTTCACTCCCCAGAATTCTTCATGTTTTCCACCACTGCAGAGATCATTCGCTaacgtcttcccttttccttccacaagtcATGCCTATCCTCGTAAGTCATGATTCACACTTCCACTTCAAAAcaccgtttcacctgtcagcttatatcactttctcaccaattctctcggggtaaGTTGTTTACATtcataattcaaagtatgcaatatcactcacaagtttgaatagtctctcttttctcatcacctacacataacacacacacttttgaggtctttcgaGTTGTAGCatggcttgggttagggtatggattaAAAAAAGGGAAACAATgggcttttggttcagagtcgatgttacatcctgtgtttgtttcttttatttcctcggttttcttttcttatttctttttcaCCGACTGCCCTTTTCCGTGCGTCTTTCTTTTGAATCTTCGAGTTGTCgaatttttatttttctttctttttctcaattcatcattttttatttttctcttgTTTTTGCACTTTCTTGGGCTTTGAGAGCTCTTGGGGttttttaccccaaacttagcttttcaacacagcTTTGAATGCATTatcatgactctgaacagggtgaggaagtgttgtggccaatggttacatttatggtgtttaaacaaaaaaaatggataTAGGATCAAAGGGGGTTAATGAGGGATATAATTAttcgggatggctagaaaggctcggggttaattacaaacaacgtgcctcagtgtgcgTATCATGCAAtgacagtcccagagagtctacgcaaatttagagtgataaagacaaacctgaatgacgctcatgatgattaatgtgtttgcctttttatgactcacttggtttggttcagctttgacaggatccacaATGCTCATTAATTTGGTGCGATTTCTTTCTTACTTTGGAATGTGCAGGATACTCGTGTCGGTTAAGTTGTATACGTTGTGTCCGATCTTTACTTCAGCCGTGTCACtttctggggagatccttcacaataagccatggtgagtggtgtgatcCTTTCCTCCACTCTCAATCGTTATCATTACTTTTTCCAACCTatcaacacagacttgacacactTGTAGCATAATGTACCTTCAACAGACAACTTAAATCTAGACTAcaaaagtaaaaataacacaattaCCAAATActaataaaagacataaaatctcccccacacttgaactcaatATTGTCCATAATGTTTTTGAACTAGCGCGGAGGAGGGTACTCCCAGGGTCCTACTGAGGAGGTGGTTGtgggaaatgcaacatcaactgtcgcatcatgttgctcatctcatccaacatcgctccctggcgggcttgctcgatgccttTCTGTTACTGTTCAATCCTCAAGTCACCTATCTCGGTCTGTACCCAGCTCCATTGATCAGTCGACCAAGATGATGAACCCGCCGCCTGCTGGGTGGGTTCCTGATGCTGTGGGACAAACTGCTCAGGAGGTGCTTGAGGATCTTCTTCTATTTCCGTTCCTTCTGCCTGGTCATCCACAAATTGCTCACCTGTAGTAAAATGGTCAATTTCGTGGCCTTCATCCGCATCGGGATCGGCGCTCACATACAACTAATTAGCACAGTCAGTAATAGCAACTCTGTCCGGATCCGGTAGAGCGATGATAAACCTCTTATGGATGAGTACGGAATAGTAAGTAGGGGAAACAACAATCATACCTTGGGAAATTATagcagacatgtcaatttttgtgttacctgcaattggcgtgtcCTCGAGTAAAACAACTTGATACCCGAAATGCAATGTAATTTGGATGATCATTCCTCCTACGGATATGCCTCCGGAGTTTGCTCGGCCCACTCTGCCTAGGTAGTctgctgcaaaggcagctacattgatggtTTTGGTTTGAGCCATTGAGTACATGAAGAATATCTCTCTTTGAGTAGCTACCCCAGTGATATCGCCTCTTCCAAACAGGGTATAGGCTAAACCTTTTTGGGCGTACCTGAAACATGGAATCTGGATGCCCGAGGCTTTCgcacctttggaggagtaatccGTCCTCCCGATGATGGCGATCCAGAAATCCTTAGGTGAGAACCCGTATGGGACCGCTCCAGGTCCGTTCAGAGGGAGTCGGAGTATTGCAGCTAATTCCTCAACAGACAATTCATGATAATTGTTAAACAACCGAAAACGTAAGGTGCCGAAATAATACCTGGTTGTGTCAATCCACCGCTTTTCCAGCTGGAATTCCAACGTGCTGAGGAACTCGAGAGTAATGCGCCCGTAGGTCGGCGCTTCCAAACTCATAAACTCGAGCATTCCCAAAACATGGAACATTCGGTCTACCTCAATTTTCCACCCTAGAGCGGTTAGAGTATGCTCACACATATACCTTGTCAGTGTGAGTTTGCGCTTCCGGTGAATTTGGTATCGTCATTCTTGTTCCGGATTGTCAAACACGATGTTGTGTGGATTAGGATTCCGGCTCGGGCGCTTCCGTGACTTTGCCATCTCTGCAAGTTGTTGCTTTCTGGTGAGGATTCTCCgcgggggcattttggacctaCAAAAAATAGAAAGATTCTGAACTTTCGAGTTTGGAAAATCTGAAATCGTGGTTAGGACCGGGACGACGAGTGGAGTAATATTTGTAAAGGGTGTTTTGGCGATAGGTGAGTGGAAATTGGGGTTATGGAATGTTTTGTGTGGTGAAGTGAGTGAGGTTTAATGGAAGTTTGAAAGAttgtgagagagagagagatgaagaaTGATGAGAGAGAGTAGTGATGTGTGGGATGAAAATCAGATAATGATGAGGTAATTGGGGAAAAGGTGTGGTTAATAGTGGATTAAGTAGGTGGGCCCCATGAAAaatcaaaaatttcaaaaaaaattcaaaatttccgcctgcctgacacgggtggccgtgtcaggctactattttACCTTGTTCCAGAAATCACTtacagtgctcctgacacggccgcccgtgtcaggccactgtttaCAAACTTCAAAAGTTTAATTTCTTACAAtgctcctgacacggcccgtgtcaactgacacgggtggccgtgtcagttgacaagggtggccgtgtcaggccacttttttccaaaattcttcaTCCATTTTTCCTCtcctgacacggcctgtgtcagctgacacgggtggccgtgtcaggctgtccTTTTGGTCGTTTTTTGGTATTCTTGTCAGTTCAACTGATGGTTCCTCCGTCTATGCGATGTTCCCTCCTTGTAGAGCTCCTGTATAAACCTACAGACACACACAACTGATTAGAAataaaaagcgtgggttgcctcccacgaagcgctttgtttaacgtcgcatggctcgacggttctcCGTCTGCTTAGGTGAGACGTATTTTTTCTATAGGACCACCCTCTTGGTCTTGTATGTAAGGTTTAACTCTCTGCCCATTCACCTTGAACGTGTCTCCGTTCGCTGGATTTTTTAGTTCAACGGCTCCATGCGCAAATACTTTTTGCATCTCAAAGGGTCCCGACCATCGGGACCTTAGTTTCCCTGGGAAGAgtttcaaccttgagttgaataATAACACCAGTTGTCCTTCCTGAAGGTCTTTCTTCTGAATGCGCCTGTCATGCCAGGTTTTAGTTTgatctttgtatatcttggcattctcatacgCTCAATTTCTGAACTCTTTTAGCTCTTGTAATTGGAGGATCCGAGATTTACCCGCTTTGGCAAGATCACAGTTGAGGAATTTGGTAGCCCAAAATGCCCTATGCTCAAGTTCGGGTGGTAggtgacaagctttaccatagactaactgatacggggacatacctattggtgttttgaACGCTGTTTGGTATGCCCAGAGTGCTTCATCGAGCTTGATTGACCAATCCTTTCTTGAGGCACTGAcagttttttctaggatttgcttgatCTGCCAATTGGATACCTCAACCTGTCCACTAGTCTGGGGGTGGTCTGGTGTGGCGATTCTATGCTTGACATTGTATTTTCGCAGTAGGTTTTCCATTAATTTATTTAGGaagtgggtaccttcgtcactaatcagttctcttggtaccccaaaccgtGCGAAGATACAATTCTTGAGGAAATTGATTACCACCTTTGCATCATTCATGGGCAGTGCAACTGCTTCCACCCGTTTTGATACATAGTCAACCGCAACCAGaatgtattgctttccaaaggaaggtgggaagggtcccataaaatctatcccCCACACATCAAACAGTTCAACTTCTAACATGGCATTatgaggcatctgatttcttttggATATGTTGCCTGTTCTCTGACATCTGTCGCACTCTTTTACCACTGCTTGTGCATCTTTGAACAGTGTGGGCCAGTATAATCCAGACTGGAGGACTTTGGCTGTAGTTCTGTCTCCgctaaaatgtcctccatattctgagttatgacaggcttttaaaatgtccctctgctcttcctctggaacacatctcctgactaggccatctaatccctttttgtaaaggaaCAGATCGTCCCATacatagaacctgcaatcatgcaaaaacattTTTCGTCTattagagtcaaagtcatcaggtatcagtccacctaccacaaagttcgCGTAATCGACGAACCATGGGATATGCGTAACGGCTAGAATACGTTCGTCTGTGAACTCGTCTCTGATGGGGTGCGTTTCTTCTGTTTCTTGGATCAGAGTCATTCGAGACAAGTGATCAACAACAGTGTTTTCACTACcctttttgtctctgatttccaggtcagattcttgtagtagtaggatccatcgcagcagtcttggctttgattcctgtttagcaaaaagatattttagagcagcatggtcagtatataCGATTACCTTTGATCCCAGCAGATAGGATCTGAATTTGTCAAACGCGTATACCACCGCCAGGAGTTCTTTTTCtgtggttgcatagttcatttgagcagggTTAAGTACATGGCTTGCATAAtagatcacatgcaagagcttctcCTTGCATTGCCCTAGTACTGCCCCTATTGCGTTATgacttgcatcacacattatctcaaaaggaagagaccaatctggggcaatAACTATGGGTGCTGACACCAGCTCCTTCTTCAAGGCCTCGAAGGCTTTCCTGCATTCTTTGTCAAATAAGAACGGGGTATCTTTTACCAGCAGACCAGTCAGCGGTTTggaaatcttggagaaatcttttatgaacctgcggtagaaacccgcatgtcctaagaagcttcagATGCCTTTTTCATTCACCGGTGGTGGTAAATTTGCTATTACCTCTACTTTTGCTATAtccacttcgatacctttgttggagatcttgtgtcccaagACTATTCCTTCCCGGACCATGAAGTGAAATTTTTCCGaattcaggatcaaatttgtttgctggcatctttctaacacaagtgacaggttagtcaaacaattatcaaatgaagaaccgaatacggaaaagtcatccataaatacttccatatgcttttcgagcatgtcagcaaaaatagaagtcatacacctttgaaaggTGGTCGGTGCGTTGCACaaaccaaatggcattcttctataagcgaaaataccataggggcatgtgaatgcagTTTTCTCTTGGTCTTCAGGGGCAACCGCAATCTGGTTATACCCCGAATATCCATCTAGGAAATAATAGTAATCGTGTCCTgctaacctttccagcatttgatcaatgaatggtaacgggaaGTGATCCTTCCTTGTTGCCATGTTTAGccttctgtaatcgatgcatactctccaacctgtaatagtgcgggttggaatcaactcattattttcattctttattaccgttgtgccccctttttttggtaccacgtggattggacttacccaagagctatcagagatagggtagattaggcccgcatccaagagttttacaacttctttgcgtaccacttctttcatggctgGGTTAAGTCTTCCTTGTGGTTGCACTACCGGTTTATGGTCATCTTCCATTAAGAGCTTGTGCATGCAAACAGtagggcttataccttttaagtcctcaattgcccatccgattgcacccttgtatttttttagcacttgaatgagtttTGCCTCTTGGACACTCTGTAGACTGGCATTCATGATGGCCGGACATTTTTCTTCCgtgtctagaaatacatacttcagatttgttggtAACTGCTTCAAATTCACCCCTTTTTCTGGTTCTTCAGTGACATCGGATGGTGGTGGTCTTAgatcttcccaccggtgtggtctagatctaatccattcaggttgttttGCCATCAGAGCAAGCACCTCagattcttcttcatcttcattactTTCAAAAATGGATAAGCTTAAGACCCGGTTTAGTGGTGACCGGGGTCTATGCTAGtcattttcttgagcaattacttggTCGATTATCTCTATAGTGTTGCTAGTGCCGTTATCATATTTGTATTGCATTGTATTCCTCACATCTatctttaactcttcatcatagaccttgagggtcatagttccttcctcaatatctatgGGATCTCCCCATCCTCCGGAATTTCCAGAATGACGAATTCGACTGGAAAGACAAACTTGAcaatttttacaagaacatcttccacaatacCATAGGGTCGCCTAACAGAACGATCCACAAACTGAAGggtcattcgagtatcttgaacagaaccgatgcctaatttcttatagatggacagtggcatcaagcttacacttgctcctaagtcaatcagagccttcttgaattttctatcaccaatagtgcaaggaatagtaaccgatcccctatctttctttttcactgggattttcatgccttggagaatgACACTGCATGTTTCAGTCAGGATGATCGGTTCCGTATCAGTGGAATGCTTCTTGGAAATTAcgtctttcatgaacttggcatatattggcatttgttccaatACTTCAGCAAAAGGGATACTGATTTCGAGTTTTTTGAACATCTCCAGAAACTTCTCAAAATTCTtctcatgttgatttttctttttctgtcgtggagggtaagggagtttgattATAGGTTTAAGAACCTTCTCCTTCTCCTTGACAGGAGGTTGTATTGCTTCTTCATCTTGGACttttgtttccttgatttctaaatccacctctattaatccatctttttctatatcattttcctctgttgactttccacttcggTTTGTGACAGTGTTAACAGTGTTATGTTCCCGCGGATTTGTCaccgtaccactaggtagggtgcccggggcttgagagtttgaagctaactgttgtgctatctgtcccatttgaacttcaagatttttaatgGAGGCTGTGGTGTTTTTATGATTAGTccttgtttcttcttgaaactgtaTGTTGTGGGATGTTAacttttcaatggcaatctcccattcagcctttttaggtgcctgttgttaTTGCTGCTATTgctgatactgagtctgatattgccctataccctgttgtggaacattccctctctgatctttccaggagaagtttggatgattcttccaacctgggttgtaagtgttagaatATGGATTATTCTacttcaagaatttgatctctttAATTTGTTGGGCAGTCGCAAAGCAATAGACtgtgtgatgaggtccattacagatttcacaagtgctagCCTGAGCTGGCTGAACCTgcgctatctgttgagtacctatattcatagctttcagctTTTTGTCTACTTCGACAATAACAGtgtcttccagacggattttatttgtctctaactttagatcaatcaccccatctggctgactggtacacctgtcatatagctctagatgctcattggcagttattgcttcaataatcctcttgatactAGTAGTTGTTGAGAAATTTATTGAGCCACCGGttgctgtatcaatcaactgttttctttttattttcatcccattaacgaacatctgcatttgttcggtctgatccatattatgagtgggacacacgactaatatt from Lathyrus oleraceus cultivar Zhongwan6 chromosome 1, CAAS_Psat_ZW6_1.0, whole genome shotgun sequence includes:
- the LOC127103510 gene encoding uncharacterized protein LOC127103510; the protein is MDLIQVDGILKTVVGFSQCYEGLVKDFIVKIPEDISDKNSKEFCKVYVRGKCITFSPTVINNFLGRNNEGAGELEVTDNQVCREITAKQVKVWPFKKDLPAGKLTIKYAILHKIGATNWVPTNHISTIANTLGRFIFVVGTKMKFDYGRYMFDQIIKHATTNAVKLPIAFPSIICGIILNQHPGILFSNDLPSRRKPSLSMHYKLFEGNHVEDIVMTSAMRRPVSKVGAIVELKETCKEIGEGIRVATTRKQSLEALIESLEQAEGENAEHANVIHEEEAEAHTSSERPANNDDASGNSASGAVKEVANSSSTERLCWLWSLLF